The Oxalobacteraceae bacterium OTU3CINTB1 genome includes a window with the following:
- the lplT gene encoding lysophospholipid transporter LplT, translated as MNRGFYTIMAAQFFSSLADNALLFVAIDLLINMNSPGWITPLLKLSFTLFYVLLAAFVGAFADSMPKGKVMFISNLIKVGGCMLIFANVHPLLAYAIVGFGAAVYSPAKYGILTELLPAEKLVAANGWVEGLTVMSIIFGTVMGGALVGDRVSSYLLGFDMPMIDTGITTPTQSALCVVVGIYVIAAIFNTRIPDTGCRYGHQERNPIKLVTDFANCYNLLWKDKLGQISLAVTTLFWGAAQTLQFIVLEWANRTLKLTYEQSTSLVGVVAIGVAAGAVISARSITLRKSLTVIPVGIAMGVIVMGMTLVNSVMLAYPLLVLVGLLGGFFLVPMNALLQHRGHVLMSAGHSIAVQNFNENLSILVMLAAYSLMLRGHLNLNIIILIFGLFLAGTMFFIMRRHHANQREFDSVSLIGEAKH; from the coding sequence CTGATCAATATGAACTCGCCGGGGTGGATCACGCCCCTGTTGAAGCTTTCATTTACGCTCTTTTACGTACTGTTGGCCGCATTTGTCGGCGCCTTCGCCGATTCGATGCCAAAAGGCAAAGTCATGTTCATCTCTAACCTGATCAAGGTTGGCGGTTGCATGCTGATTTTCGCCAATGTCCACCCCTTGCTCGCGTACGCCATCGTCGGCTTCGGCGCCGCTGTCTATTCGCCGGCCAAATACGGCATCCTGACCGAACTGCTGCCGGCCGAGAAACTCGTCGCCGCCAACGGCTGGGTGGAAGGTTTGACCGTCATGTCGATCATCTTCGGCACCGTCATGGGCGGCGCGCTGGTCGGCGACCGGGTTTCGTCCTACCTGCTCGGCTTCGACATGCCGATGATCGACACCGGCATCACCACGCCGACCCAATCGGCGCTGTGCGTGGTGGTCGGCATCTATGTCATCGCCGCGATATTCAATACCCGCATCCCCGACACCGGTTGCCGCTATGGCCACCAGGAACGCAACCCGATCAAACTGGTTACCGATTTCGCCAACTGCTACAACCTGCTGTGGAAAGACAAGCTGGGCCAGATCTCGCTGGCCGTCACCACCTTGTTCTGGGGCGCCGCGCAGACCTTGCAGTTCATTGTGCTGGAGTGGGCCAACCGCACGCTCAAGCTGACCTACGAGCAATCGACCAGTCTGGTGGGCGTGGTCGCGATCGGCGTTGCGGCGGGCGCCGTCATCTCGGCCCGCTCGATCACCCTGCGCAAGTCTTTGACGGTGATCCCGGTCGGCATCGCAATGGGTGTTATCGTCATGGGCATGACCCTGGTCAATTCGGTAATGCTGGCGTATCCGCTGCTGGTGCTGGTCGGCTTGTTGGGCGGCTTCTTCCTGGTGCCGATGAACGCGCTGCTGCAGCACCGCGGCCATGTGCTGATGAGCGCCGGCCACTCGATCGCCGTGCAGAACTTCAATGAGAATCTGTCGATCCTGGTGATGCTGGCGGCCTACTCGCTGATGCTGCGCGGCCACCTGAACCTGAACATCATCATTCTGATCTTCGGCCTGTTCCTGGCCGGCACCATGTTCTTCATCATGCGCAGGCACCACGCCAACCAGCGCGAGTTCGATTCGGTCAGCCTGATCGGCGAAGCCAAACATTAA
- a CDS encoding DUF1853 family protein gives MTRQPPTPSDTAPESYQARFERRWGHLTRPHVRALAWLLDAPDLLDPASPHWQGRIASVGAMTQDTADWLAALEQDPIPLDAALGARHYSRLGLYAEKLMAFYFAEHGKLVAHGLQVRANRNDTVGEFDFLLRDGDDLVHLEFATKFYLLDANSAGEGFNGLVGPNLADTLGAKMRKIFDKQLSLARHPAAQPLLPQPVARALALVKGWLFYPGDEAGRGMAGISQPHCNGFWMSMAQAQSLPGERFIIMHRLLWLAPLKAADGALDRNGLLAALDEQMAKVSAPVMVAVMREEGGWLVEERRGFVVPDDWQAQAAQRRQDGILPA, from the coding sequence GTGACTAGGCAGCCGCCCACGCCGTCCGACACCGCGCCCGAGAGCTATCAGGCGCGGTTCGAGCGGCGTTGGGGGCACCTGACCCGTCCCCACGTGCGCGCTCTGGCCTGGCTGCTGGACGCGCCCGACTTGCTCGATCCCGCTTCGCCGCACTGGCAGGGCCGCATCGCCAGCGTGGGCGCGATGACGCAGGACACCGCCGATTGGCTGGCCGCGCTGGAGCAGGACCCGATCCCGCTGGATGCGGCGCTTGGCGCCCGGCATTACTCCCGCCTGGGTTTGTACGCGGAAAAGCTGATGGCGTTCTACTTCGCCGAGCACGGCAAGCTGGTCGCGCATGGCTTGCAGGTGCGCGCCAACCGCAACGACACCGTCGGCGAGTTCGATTTCCTGCTGCGCGACGGCGACGACCTGGTCCACCTGGAATTCGCCACCAAGTTCTACCTGCTCGACGCCAACAGCGCCGGCGAAGGCTTCAACGGCTTGGTCGGCCCCAATCTGGCCGATACGCTGGGCGCGAAGATGCGCAAGATTTTTGACAAGCAGCTATCGCTGGCGCGGCATCCGGCCGCGCAGCCGCTGTTGCCGCAACCGGTGGCGCGGGCGCTGGCGCTGGTCAAAGGCTGGCTGTTCTATCCCGGCGACGAGGCCGGGCGCGGCATGGCCGGAATCTCCCAACCCCACTGCAACGGTTTCTGGATGTCGATGGCGCAGGCGCAAAGCTTGCCGGGGGAGCGTTTCATCATCATGCATCGCCTGCTGTGGCTGGCGCCGTTGAAGGCGGCCGACGGCGCGCTGGATCGGAACGGATTGCTGGCCGCGCTCGACGAGCAAATGGCCAAGGTCAGCGCGCCGGTGATGGTGGCGGTGATGCGGGAAGAGGGCGGTTGGCTGGTGGAGGAGCGGCGCGGATTTGTCGTGCCCGACGATTGGCAGGCGCAGGCCGCCCAACGCCGGCAGGATGGCATCCTGCCGGCGTAA
- a CDS encoding uracil-DNA glycosylase, protein MSQTAARSAIFLEEMGVGAHWSLRNRPTAPAPVDAAEAADEPSVDAEAEQSAFTRAVMQAVMEPPVVEQPVRAQPVNEQPVRVQPVHEQPAPVPARAPMSEASPASAPRAAPVAAPSAQRDDMSSDDSTAWFDEAPVPTRAAPVSDEAIAAMDWAQLRTAVATCTRCQLCATRRNAVNGRGATDASWIALAAGPSRLDEKDNQPVAGEAGQLLDNMLKAIALKPDTDVYVTNLVKCRPAAEDGADRPPTIDELTACRPYLHRELQLTGASMAMTFGQHAAKGLMMGPAARGKVMRYGAAELPVVATYHPDDLLRRPEDKAKAWGDLCLAKAARD, encoded by the coding sequence ATGAGTCAGACAGCTGCCCGCAGCGCGATTTTCCTTGAGGAGATGGGCGTCGGCGCGCATTGGTCTTTGCGCAACCGTCCGACCGCCCCGGCGCCGGTCGATGCCGCCGAGGCGGCCGACGAGCCGTCAGTGGATGCCGAGGCTGAGCAGTCCGCGTTCACGCGGGCGGTGATGCAGGCGGTGATGGAACCTCCGGTGGTCGAACAACCGGTTCGCGCACAGCCAGTCAACGAACAGCCTGTCCGCGTGCAACCGGTCCACGAGCAGCCGGCTCCGGTGCCAGCCCGCGCGCCGATGTCGGAAGCTTCTCCTGCCAGCGCTCCGCGCGCTGCTCCGGTTGCGGCCCCCTCCGCCCAGCGCGACGACATGTCCAGCGACGACTCGACCGCCTGGTTCGACGAGGCGCCGGTGCCAACCCGCGCCGCGCCGGTCAGCGACGAGGCGATCGCCGCGATGGACTGGGCGCAATTGCGCACCGCCGTGGCCACCTGCACCCGCTGCCAGCTGTGCGCGACGCGCCGCAACGCCGTCAACGGCCGTGGCGCGACCGATGCCTCCTGGATCGCGTTGGCCGCCGGCCCGTCGCGCCTGGATGAGAAAGACAACCAGCCCGTCGCGGGCGAGGCCGGCCAACTGCTCGACAACATGCTCAAAGCCATCGCGCTCAAGCCCGATACGGACGTGTATGTGACCAATCTGGTCAAATGTCGCCCGGCCGCCGAGGACGGCGCCGACCGCCCGCCGACCATCGACGAGCTGACCGCCTGTCGTCCCTACCTGCACCGCGAGCTGCAACTGACCGGCGCGAGCATGGCGATGACGTTCGGCCAGCACGCCGCCAAGGGCCTGATGATGGGTCCGGCCGCGCGCGGCAAGGTGATGCGCTACGGCGCCGCCGAGCTGCCGGTGGTGGCGACCTACCATCCGGACGACCTGCTGCGCCGCCCGGAAGACAAGGCCAAGGCCTGGGGCGATTTGTGTCTGGCGAAGGCGGCCCGTGACTAG
- the rimI gene encoding ribosomal protein S18-alanine N-acetyltransferase, with amino-acid sequence MKPLWDLARLNYEPMQKTDLAEVLALEESVYPHPWSMGNFADSLSSNYEAWVLRDQAGVLLGYFLLMAIVDEAHLLNVAVSAERQGQGLGRLLLNQAVACARGLGMTSVLLEVRPSNERALKIYERYGFKQIGRRKGYYPAADQQREDAIVMRFGI; translated from the coding sequence ATGAAGCCGCTGTGGGATCTGGCGCGCTTGAATTACGAGCCGATGCAGAAGACCGATCTGGCCGAGGTGCTGGCGCTGGAGGAGAGTGTCTATCCACATCCCTGGAGCATGGGCAATTTCGCCGATTCGCTGAGCAGCAATTACGAGGCGTGGGTCTTGCGCGACCAGGCCGGCGTGTTGCTGGGCTACTTCCTGCTGATGGCGATTGTCGACGAGGCGCATTTGCTGAACGTGGCGGTGTCGGCCGAGCGCCAGGGGCAGGGTCTGGGACGCTTGCTGCTGAACCAGGCGGTGGCCTGCGCGCGCGGGCTGGGCATGACGTCGGTGCTGCTGGAGGTGCGGCCATCGAACGAGCGCGCTTTGAAGATTTACGAGCGCTATGGATTTAAACAGATCGGACGGCGCAAGGGATATTACCCGGCGGCCGACCAGCAACGCGAGGACGCCATCGTTATGCGGTTCGGAATATGA
- the tsaB gene encoding tRNA (adenosine(37)-N6)-threonylcarbamoyltransferase complex dimerization subunit type 1 TsaB has product MPIILAIETSSELASCALLRGETVISRVSSGVRTHSQSILPMIQELLAEAGIALKDCDAIAFGSGPGSFTGVRTACGIAQGLAFGASLPVVPVVTLDAMALACRQRHGAADVLAVLDARMGEVYWAQYRFEADAANIAEPAAVLPPALSAPDGVIPQGAPAACGNGLSAYAEAFPAGGHAEVMPHAEQIAQLASIAFAAGKTVTAAEAQPLYLRNKIAYTQAERRDMALAKAAEGVA; this is encoded by the coding sequence ATGCCTATTATTCTTGCCATTGAAACCTCGTCCGAACTGGCCTCCTGCGCGCTGCTGCGGGGCGAAACCGTGATCAGCCGCGTGTCGTCCGGCGTGCGTACCCATTCCCAATCTATCTTGCCGATGATCCAGGAACTGCTGGCCGAAGCCGGCATCGCGCTGAAGGATTGCGACGCGATCGCCTTCGGCTCCGGTCCCGGCTCGTTCACCGGCGTGCGCACCGCCTGCGGCATCGCCCAGGGGCTCGCTTTCGGCGCCAGCCTGCCGGTGGTGCCGGTCGTGACGCTCGACGCGATGGCGCTCGCCTGCCGCCAGCGCCACGGCGCCGCCGACGTGCTGGCCGTGCTGGACGCGCGCATGGGCGAAGTGTATTGGGCGCAATACCGGTTCGAGGCCGATGCGGCCAATATCGCCGAGCCGGCCGCCGTGCTGCCGCCGGCCTTGTCGGCGCCCGATGGAGTGATCCCGCAGGGCGCCCCGGCCGCTTGCGGCAACGGCTTGTCGGCCTATGCCGAAGCGTTCCCCGCCGGCGGCCACGCCGAGGTGATGCCGCACGCGGAGCAAATCGCGCAATTGGCGAGCATTGCTTTCGCCGCCGGCAAGACGGTGACGGCGGCCGAGGCGCAACCGCTGTATCTGCGTAACAAGATCGCCTACACCCAGGCCGAGCGCCGCGATATGGCGCTCGCCAAGGCGGCGGAAGGCGTGGCATGA
- a CDS encoding thioredoxin family protein — MHSLTLNSANRQQVAAALSGDRWIVACLCAAWCGTCESYRDTFEELAARHPDKFFVWIDIEDHADVVGDLDVENFPTLLIQHHELVTFFGTMLPDGGLAHRLVLSQTQQSDEELKALALNSEERARWQNDCNLRTLMRNALG, encoded by the coding sequence ATGCATAGTTTGACCTTAAATTCCGCCAATCGCCAACAAGTCGCCGCCGCCCTGTCCGGCGACCGCTGGATCGTCGCGTGCCTGTGCGCGGCGTGGTGCGGCACGTGCGAATCCTACCGCGACACGTTCGAGGAACTGGCCGCGCGCCATCCGGACAAGTTCTTCGTCTGGATCGACATCGAGGACCACGCGGATGTGGTGGGCGACTTGGACGTCGAGAACTTCCCGACGCTGTTGATTCAGCATCACGAATTGGTCACTTTCTTCGGCACCATGCTGCCGGACGGCGGGCTGGCGCACCGGCTGGTGCTGTCGCAGACCCAGCAGAGCGACGAGGAACTGAAGGCGCTGGCGCTCAACAGCGAAGAGCGGGCGCGCTGGCAGAATGATTGTAATTTAAGGACGTTGATGCGGAATGCGTTGGGGTAG
- a CDS encoding alpha/beta hydrolase, protein MPARSTLLTALLLLVLGQTTGHAAATSGLFPDNVCTAADKAVDEKGFVRIGGIEQWVRVKGASCAKPVIVVVHGGPGNPNTPFADNLFKAWEKDYTVVQWDQRGAGMTFGRNPVTDDEPLVPERLRDDGVEVARYAAKRFGKQKVILMGGSWGSVIGTYMAKSNPEVFCAYVSTGQLVNRSGERASYQATLALARAASDADSVAELEALGPPPWTNPRNLGILRRVMRKQEALRTEPALKAWWVFSPEYTTAKAEADYTAGEDYSWLQYVGMKGDGIASKIDLYKLGPKFGVPFYMLQGQEDLLTMPEPSKRYFDFIEAPRKEFVLVPRAGHDPNQLMLDAQYRVLRERLGDCL, encoded by the coding sequence ATGCCAGCTCGTTCGACGCTGCTAACGGCCTTACTCTTGCTCGTTCTGGGCCAGACGACTGGACACGCGGCCGCTACCAGCGGCCTTTTTCCTGACAACGTCTGCACAGCAGCCGACAAAGCCGTCGATGAAAAAGGTTTTGTTCGCATTGGCGGCATCGAGCAATGGGTGCGGGTCAAGGGCGCCAGTTGCGCCAAGCCCGTCATCGTGGTCGTCCACGGCGGTCCCGGCAACCCTAACACCCCTTTCGCCGACAACCTCTTCAAAGCCTGGGAAAAAGACTACACCGTGGTCCAATGGGACCAGCGTGGCGCCGGCATGACCTTCGGCCGCAATCCCGTGACGGACGACGAGCCGCTGGTGCCGGAGCGTCTGCGCGACGATGGCGTCGAGGTCGCGCGGTATGCGGCCAAGCGCTTCGGCAAGCAAAAGGTGATCCTGATGGGAGGATCGTGGGGCTCGGTGATCGGGACGTACATGGCCAAGTCCAATCCAGAGGTGTTCTGTGCCTACGTCAGCACCGGACAGTTGGTGAATCGGTCCGGCGAGCGCGCCAGCTACCAAGCTACGCTGGCGCTGGCGCGCGCTGCCAGCGACGCCGACTCGGTGGCCGAGCTGGAAGCGCTGGGTCCGCCGCCATGGACCAATCCCCGCAACCTCGGCATCCTGCGCCGCGTGATGCGCAAGCAGGAAGCGCTGCGCACCGAGCCGGCGCTAAAAGCGTGGTGGGTTTTCTCGCCGGAGTACACGACCGCCAAGGCGGAGGCCGACTACACGGCGGGCGAGGACTACTCCTGGCTGCAATACGTCGGCATGAAGGGCGACGGAATCGCCTCGAAGATCGACCTTTACAAGCTGGGACCGAAATTCGGCGTGCCCTTCTACATGTTGCAGGGCCAGGAGGATCTCCTGACGATGCCGGAGCCGAGCAAGCGCTACTTCGACTTCATCGAGGCGCCGCGCAAGGAGTTCGTCCTGGTGCCGCGCGCGGGACATGATCCGAACCAGCTGATGCTGGATGCGCAGTACAGGGTGCTTAGGGAGCGGCTTGGCGATTGTCTGTGA
- a CDS encoding DUF6404 family protein yields the protein MSFESRRAKALELLKATAMWPSNYEPPMLRALWKLGFKIPPPHFVPFWKTTLFASLWFGGAWGVVMWLTVWSRQGVALIAALCISAVAGLCFGVSISLYYAYGRRKHGLPAWSLLDQMEN from the coding sequence ATGAGCTTTGAATCCCGCCGCGCGAAAGCGCTGGAACTGTTGAAAGCAACCGCTATGTGGCCCAGCAACTACGAGCCGCCGATGTTGCGGGCCTTGTGGAAGCTTGGCTTCAAGATTCCGCCACCGCACTTTGTCCCGTTTTGGAAGACCACCCTGTTCGCTTCCCTTTGGTTCGGCGGCGCCTGGGGTGTCGTCATGTGGCTGACGGTGTGGTCGCGGCAAGGCGTCGCCTTGATCGCCGCGCTGTGTATCTCCGCTGTGGCAGGGCTATGCTTCGGCGTGAGTATCTCGCTCTACTACGCCTATGGCCGGCGCAAGCACGGCTTGCCGGCATGGTCGTTGCTCGATCAAATGGAGAATTGA
- a CDS encoding ribonuclease activity regulator RraA codes for MTTTVSPQTLATLKTIATSTITTLLYKRGFRNVFIQGARPLKPGQRLAGPAFTLRYIPAREDLDGLDAFLDPRHPQRVAVEEIPAGAVLVMDCRGDVSVAAAGSILATRMQVRGVAGIVADGGLRDATGIAKLEIPAWCSGPSAPTNLIRHHALDLNAPIGCGGVAVYPGDIMVGDDDGVVCIPSHLAEEIARDAVPMERYEDFVLERVRGGACITGLYPLTQPENRALFEAWLERQSAEE; via the coding sequence ATGACCACCACTGTCTCCCCACAAACGCTGGCGACGTTGAAAACCATCGCCACCTCCACCATCACGACGCTGCTGTACAAGCGCGGATTCCGTAACGTGTTCATCCAGGGCGCGCGGCCGTTGAAGCCGGGGCAGCGCCTGGCCGGTCCGGCGTTTACCTTGCGCTACATTCCGGCGCGCGAGGATCTCGATGGACTCGACGCCTTTCTCGACCCGCGCCATCCGCAGCGGGTGGCGGTCGAGGAGATCCCGGCCGGTGCGGTGCTGGTGATGGATTGCCGGGGCGACGTCTCGGTGGCGGCGGCCGGCAGCATTCTGGCCACGCGCATGCAGGTGCGCGGCGTGGCCGGCATCGTCGCCGACGGCGGCCTGCGCGACGCCACCGGCATCGCAAAACTGGAGATTCCGGCCTGGTGCTCGGGGCCGTCGGCGCCGACCAACCTGATCCGGCACCACGCGCTCGACCTGAACGCCCCCATCGGCTGTGGTGGGGTGGCGGTCTACCCTGGCGACATCATGGTCGGCGACGACGACGGCGTGGTGTGCATCCCGTCGCATCTGGCGGAGGAGATTGCGCGCGACGCCGTGCCGATGGAGCGGTACGAGGACTTCGTGCTGGAGCGGGTGCGCGGCGGCGCCTGCATCACCGGGCTGTACCCGCTCACGCAGCCGGAGAACCGCGCGCTGTTCGAGGCATGGCTAGAGCGCCAGAGCGCAGAGGAGTAG
- a CDS encoding polysaccharide lyase family 7 protein translates to MIAAIRYTAVALLAAALSPAGAQGFTPQAALQRLFALEGNSPYAAPYAGTLNFSALKSKYASPNGHGYRNELKVTDRERLSLADTREHFAARITATLPNVAKTIVAQYHVEGLDTILKVYVQDTADKQGLDGKSGNGVFDILVRILGVDGKEATTALGTVRSGESFDLDIVLNAGETQVIARTANSGTLKTPLTRIRPDTRKIYFKFGDYLQARDPVTGEHTSSPEKWDEYYRQNHIDSSHIRFSQTIFERQGVQP, encoded by the coding sequence ATGATCGCCGCCATCCGATACACCGCAGTAGCCTTGCTCGCAGCCGCGCTGTCGCCGGCCGGCGCGCAAGGGTTCACGCCGCAAGCCGCGTTGCAACGGCTGTTCGCGCTCGAGGGCAATTCGCCTTATGCTGCGCCGTATGCCGGCACGCTGAACTTCAGCGCCCTCAAGTCGAAATACGCCTCGCCCAACGGCCATGGCTATCGCAACGAATTGAAGGTCACCGATCGCGAGCGCCTGAGTTTAGCCGACACGCGCGAACACTTCGCGGCCCGCATCACGGCCACTTTGCCGAACGTCGCCAAGACCATCGTCGCGCAGTACCACGTGGAGGGACTGGACACGATACTGAAGGTCTACGTGCAGGACACCGCCGACAAGCAGGGACTCGATGGCAAGAGCGGCAACGGCGTGTTCGACATCCTGGTGCGCATTCTCGGCGTCGACGGCAAGGAGGCGACGACCGCGCTGGGCACGGTGCGCTCGGGCGAGAGCTTCGACCTCGATATCGTGCTCAATGCCGGCGAGACGCAAGTCATCGCCCGCACGGCCAACAGCGGCACCCTGAAGACCCCGCTCACACGCATCAGGCCCGACACGCGCAAGATCTACTTCAAGTTCGGTGACTATCTGCAGGCGCGCGACCCGGTCACCGGCGAGCACACCAGCAGCCCGGAAAAATGGGACGAATACTACCGCCAGAATCACATCGACAGCAGCCATATCCGCTTCAGCCAAACCATCTTCGAACGCCAGGGAGTGCAGCCATGA
- a CDS encoding GDSL-type esterase/lipase family protein: MKKSIYIRLLLAALLTVGQVGAHAAGAKGSASEAVEKQDNGVFLKKHEAILARGKSGPVGLLFLGDSITERWRIAPEIWDKYYGAFQPANFGIGGDRTQHVIWRIEHGELDGSSPKVTVLMIGTNNSLDYTAEEIASADRKIIGMIRAKLPETKILVLGIFPRGPRERDGSPVTEKSVAEAAKRMQTIDAVNRDLAALDDGKTIRFLNINSVFTDKDGRIPSAIMPDQLHPGPAGYQLWADAMQPMLKEMLK, translated from the coding sequence ATGAAAAAATCGATTTACATCAGATTGCTGCTGGCCGCACTGTTGACGGTAGGGCAGGTCGGCGCGCACGCCGCCGGCGCCAAGGGCAGCGCCTCGGAAGCCGTTGAGAAACAGGACAATGGCGTGTTCCTCAAGAAGCACGAAGCCATCCTCGCGCGCGGCAAAAGCGGGCCGGTCGGTCTGCTGTTCCTGGGCGACTCCATCACCGAGCGCTGGCGCATTGCGCCGGAAATCTGGGACAAGTATTACGGCGCTTTTCAACCGGCTAACTTCGGCATCGGCGGCGATCGCACGCAGCACGTCATCTGGCGCATCGAGCACGGCGAGCTCGATGGCTCGTCGCCCAAGGTCACCGTGTTGATGATCGGTACCAATAACAGCCTCGATTACACGGCCGAGGAAATCGCCTCCGCCGACCGCAAGATCATCGGCATGATACGCGCCAAGCTGCCAGAAACGAAGATACTGGTGCTGGGTATCTTCCCGCGCGGCCCGCGCGAGCGCGACGGCTCGCCGGTGACTGAAAAGAGCGTTGCCGAGGCGGCCAAGCGGATGCAAACCATCGACGCCGTCAACCGTGATCTGGCCGCGCTGGACGATGGCAAGACGATCCGCTTCCTGAATATTAATTCCGTCTTTACGGACAAGGACGGCCGCATTCCGTCGGCCATCATGCCCGACCAGCTGCACCCCGGACCTGCCGGTTACCAATTGTGGGCCGACGCCATGCAACCTATGCTCAAGGAGATGTTGAAATGA